One Paraglaciecola mesophila genomic region harbors:
- a CDS encoding LysE family translocator, which produces MDLSLYWGEFLTIAGVHLLAVASPGPDFAIVLKHSISYGRRIAMITSIGVGVAILLHVTYSLLGIGLLLKTNPLIYTIFSYVAAAYLVYIAVGALKSKAVDTAEPASEASSNEISNRKAFAIGFLTNGLNPKATLFFLSVFAVAVSSQTPSSIKLAYGLYLSVATGMWFCFLSYLLSTRKVRAFIRQYSHWFDRVMGAVLLLLAAKLVIV; this is translated from the coding sequence ATGGACTTGAGTCTTTACTGGGGCGAATTTTTAACGATAGCTGGCGTACATTTACTGGCAGTAGCGAGCCCTGGCCCTGATTTTGCCATTGTGTTAAAACACAGTATTAGTTATGGGCGTCGTATTGCGATGATCACCAGTATTGGCGTGGGAGTGGCGATTTTGTTGCATGTAACCTATTCGTTGTTAGGAATAGGCTTATTGCTAAAGACAAATCCGTTAATATATACAATTTTTAGTTATGTAGCCGCTGCGTATTTGGTTTACATCGCCGTTGGAGCGCTAAAAAGCAAGGCTGTAGACACTGCTGAACCTGCCAGTGAGGCTAGTTCAAACGAAATAAGTAACCGAAAAGCATTTGCAATAGGCTTTTTAACCAATGGATTGAACCCTAAGGCCACTTTATTCTTTCTATCCGTCTTTGCCGTTGCTGTGTCATCGCAAACACCGAGTAGCATTAAATTAGCCTATGGGCTGTATCTTTCAGTGGCGACAGGTATGTGGTTTTGTTTTTTATCGTACCTATTAAGTACACGCAAAGTGCGAGCTTTCATTCGTCAATACAGCCATTGGTTTGATCGCGTTATGGGGGCTGTACTGTTGTTATTAGCCGCGAAACTGGTGATTGTGTAA
- the cobB gene encoding Sir2 family NAD+-dependent deacetylase — protein MSRKQTPHLNPSNFGASSDGQWPNIVILTGAGISAESGLKTFRDNDGLWEEHALEEVATPEAFSRNPELVYRFYNQRREQLQSADVQPNAAHIALAKLESAFPENVLIITQNVDDLHERAGSKNVLHMHGELLSARCNQSHRRFIMKRPFDGTSRCQCCSPSQTIRPDIVWFGEMPFHMEEIECAVQEADVFISIGTSGNVYPAAGLVQIANHYGAHTVELNLAPSEGNNDFLEAHYGLASAVVPHYLTQYLKGK, from the coding sequence GTGTCAAGAAAACAAACACCTCATCTTAACCCTAGTAACTTTGGTGCTTCTTCTGACGGTCAATGGCCTAACATTGTCATTTTGACGGGCGCAGGGATCTCTGCTGAATCAGGCTTGAAAACGTTTCGCGATAATGATGGTTTATGGGAAGAGCATGCTTTAGAAGAAGTAGCAACCCCTGAAGCGTTTAGCCGTAACCCTGAATTAGTCTATCGCTTTTATAATCAGCGCCGTGAACAATTGCAAAGTGCCGATGTACAGCCAAACGCCGCACATATTGCCCTAGCGAAGCTTGAGTCCGCATTTCCTGAAAACGTATTGATTATTACCCAAAATGTTGACGATTTACATGAACGGGCAGGCAGCAAAAACGTGCTACACATGCACGGTGAGCTATTATCGGCGCGTTGTAATCAGAGTCACCGTCGTTTTATAATGAAGCGTCCTTTCGATGGAACAAGCCGCTGTCAGTGCTGTTCGCCAAGTCAAACTATCAGGCCAGACATCGTTTGGTTCGGTGAAATGCCATTTCATATGGAAGAAATCGAATGTGCAGTACAAGAAGCAGATGTGTTTATTTCTATTGGTACTTCAGGCAATGTCTACCCAGCCGCTGGGCTGGTGCAAATTGCTAACCATTACGGTGCGCATACAGTAGAACTTAACTTAGCGCCAAGTGAAGGGAATAATGATTTTTTAGAGGCTCATTACGGACTGGCCAGTGCAGTGGTACCTCATTACTTAACACAATATTTAAAAGGCAAATAA
- a CDS encoding MurR/RpiR family transcriptional regulator has translation MAKIPFIVRIEQQYQGLSPNARLIADHLQHTPLDVLSCSVAEIAQKTQTSKATVSRFFRQLGYQSHHDAKTELNAFRANGYPMYMESDQSGALNREIQRIEQTWSNLDQDQLNGLIKSICEASRITLIGFRNSYPVALHFRQQLLQIRSKVRLLPQPGQTLSEELRDISDDELVILVGFRRRPKIFKPLLEKLQHHNVALLADPSGQIYAEQVKQLIICQLGQEQALDSYAAPMSVISIICNQVFSQLDKTADRRISEISSLYEELDELEK, from the coding sequence TTGGCAAAAATTCCCTTTATTGTACGAATTGAGCAGCAGTATCAAGGACTATCTCCGAACGCCCGATTGATTGCTGACCACTTGCAACATACACCTTTGGACGTACTCAGTTGTTCAGTTGCCGAGATCGCTCAGAAAACCCAAACATCAAAAGCCACCGTGAGTCGTTTTTTTCGGCAATTGGGCTATCAATCCCATCACGATGCAAAGACTGAACTTAATGCTTTTCGTGCTAACGGCTATCCAATGTATATGGAATCGGACCAAAGCGGAGCGCTAAATAGAGAAATTCAACGGATTGAACAAACGTGGAGCAATTTAGATCAAGACCAGTTAAATGGATTGATTAAATCTATTTGTGAAGCGTCTCGCATTACCCTGATTGGCTTTAGAAACAGTTACCCCGTTGCCCTGCACTTCAGGCAGCAGTTGCTACAAATTCGCAGTAAAGTACGTTTGCTCCCGCAACCGGGTCAAACGTTGAGTGAAGAACTAAGAGATATCAGCGATGATGAACTGGTGATACTGGTTGGTTTTCGCCGCAGACCAAAAATATTCAAGCCATTACTTGAAAAGCTGCAACATCATAACGTGGCATTATTAGCAGATCCATCAGGCCAAATATACGCCGAGCAAGTAAAACAACTTATTATTTGCCAACTGGGACAAGAGCAAGCCCTCGATAGTTATGCAGCGCCTATGAGTGTTATTTCTATTATCTGCAATCAGGTATTTAGCCAATTAGATAAAACGGCTGATCGCCGCATTAGCGAAATTTCGTCTTTGTACGAAGAGCTAGACGAACTAGAAAAGTAA
- a CDS encoding class II fumarate hydratase → MPTSDDNDAPLYKEQTSLALENFQISGTPMPSEFIHALALIKASAAKANAEVAGLDSEIAIDIQRAAMEVAQGDHNDAFQVDVYQTGSGTSTNMNANEVIATLASSKLGRQVHPNDHVNMGQSSNDVIPSAIHLSATLALSQNLLPALQSLMSAIDAKSVLYRETVKTGRTHLMDAMPITLGQELSGWSKQIQFSISRLIEVLPRISTLALGGTAVGTGINTHPKFAQTTCQHLSQLTGLRFNPADNYFAAISSQDTAVEVSGQLNTLAVSLMKICNDLRWMNSGPLAGLGEISLDKLQAGSSIMPGKVNPVIPEAVAMVCAQVMGYHQSITIAGQSGNFQLNTMLPLIGYNLLTSISILSKGISALTHKAIVTMQANSERMSEYLSKNPILVTALNNKVGYEKGALIAKAAYEQKRPVIDVAAQMTDIPIDELRKLLDLSSLT, encoded by the coding sequence ATGCCTACTTCTGATGATAATGACGCTCCACTATATAAAGAACAAACCTCTTTAGCACTAGAGAATTTTCAGATCAGTGGCACCCCCATGCCCAGTGAGTTTATCCATGCTTTAGCCTTAATTAAGGCCAGCGCTGCAAAAGCGAATGCTGAAGTTGCTGGGCTAGACAGTGAAATAGCCATTGATATTCAACGAGCTGCCATGGAGGTAGCACAAGGTGATCACAACGACGCGTTTCAAGTCGATGTGTATCAAACTGGTTCTGGTACAAGTACCAATATGAATGCCAATGAAGTGATTGCGACCTTAGCAAGTTCAAAGTTGGGAAGGCAGGTACATCCCAACGACCATGTTAATATGGGGCAAAGTTCAAACGATGTTATTCCAAGCGCGATCCATCTCAGCGCGACCTTGGCTTTAAGTCAAAATTTGCTTCCTGCTTTGCAGAGTTTAATGTCGGCTATCGATGCTAAAAGCGTATTGTATCGTGAAACTGTGAAGACAGGCCGTACCCATTTAATGGATGCCATGCCGATCACTCTGGGCCAAGAACTAAGTGGCTGGAGTAAGCAAATTCAATTTTCAATCAGCCGGTTGATTGAGGTACTGCCGCGAATTTCTACCTTGGCACTTGGTGGTACGGCTGTTGGCACAGGCATTAACACTCACCCGAAATTCGCCCAAACGACCTGCCAGCATCTAAGTCAGTTAACAGGATTGCGCTTTAACCCAGCAGATAATTATTTCGCGGCCATCAGTAGCCAAGATACGGCTGTGGAAGTCAGTGGACAATTAAACACGCTCGCTGTCAGTTTAATGAAAATTTGTAACGATCTGCGCTGGATGAATAGCGGCCCGCTAGCCGGTTTAGGTGAGATAAGCCTTGATAAGTTACAAGCGGGTAGCAGCATCATGCCAGGCAAAGTGAACCCTGTTATTCCTGAGGCAGTGGCCATGGTTTGTGCGCAAGTTATGGGCTATCACCAAAGCATTACGATTGCCGGCCAATCTGGCAATTTCCAGCTTAATACCATGTTGCCATTGATTGGTTATAACCTTTTAACAAGTATTTCTATTCTGAGCAAAGGCATAAGTGCCCTAACTCATAAAGCCATAGTGACTATGCAGGCGAATAGCGAGCGTATGTCCGAATATTTAAGTAAAAACCCCATATTAGTTACGGCGCTAAATAATAAGGTAGGTTATGAAAAAGGTGCTTTGATTGCCAAAGCTGCATATGAACAGAAGCGACCTGTCATCGACGTAGCAGCACAGATGACGGATATCCCGATAGATGAATTACGCAAATTACTTGATCTATCATCGTTGACATAA
- a CDS encoding amidase — translation MSPSAVHFSSQTPYVLSVTEKDYPAKQADNLMLSGLSLAVKDLFHIKSLPTTAGNPDWLASHPLPMHTAPAVSTLLDNGARFVGKTITDELAYSLNGQNIHYGTPFNISAPDRIPGGSSSGSAVAVREGSAQVGLGTDTGGSIRVPASYNGLFGLRPTHGRISCEHMVSLAPSFDTVGWITRDLDVLEKVASVFFADKHIDDTSSSQDIAQNSKIGFAQELAQQCEYTEALTDAYHSMVKTPCILESGLASDRLTEASETFRILQGYEIWQTHGEWITQQAPSFAPDIQQRFTWCATIDTQQRQQALKKQAKFVSHINHLFTQCDVIFLPTTPGPAPFIDTPSDALATYRNTLMKLTCIAGLCGLPQLHVPLPINPHAPMGFSLIGQKNHDKQLIEIARMLLET, via the coding sequence ATGAGCCCCAGCGCAGTGCATTTCAGCAGTCAAACTCCGTACGTTTTAAGCGTTACTGAAAAAGATTACCCTGCCAAGCAGGCGGATAATCTAATGTTATCTGGCTTAAGCCTTGCGGTTAAAGATCTATTTCATATTAAAAGCTTGCCTACAACGGCGGGCAATCCAGACTGGTTGGCAAGTCATCCGCTCCCTATGCATACTGCGCCGGCTGTAAGCACCCTGTTAGATAATGGAGCACGGTTCGTTGGAAAAACAATTACGGATGAATTAGCGTACAGCCTAAACGGTCAGAATATCCATTACGGAACGCCGTTCAATATATCAGCGCCGGACAGAATACCTGGTGGCTCATCAAGCGGCTCAGCGGTTGCGGTGCGTGAAGGTAGTGCGCAAGTAGGCTTAGGCACAGATACTGGAGGCTCTATTCGTGTACCTGCCAGCTATAATGGTTTATTTGGTCTTCGTCCCACTCACGGGCGGATCAGTTGTGAGCATATGGTTAGCCTTGCACCTAGTTTCGATACGGTAGGTTGGATAACGCGGGATTTAGACGTGCTTGAGAAAGTTGCATCAGTTTTCTTTGCTGATAAGCACATCGACGATACCAGCAGTTCACAGGACATTGCGCAAAACAGCAAAATTGGTTTTGCGCAGGAATTAGCACAACAATGTGAATACACCGAGGCGTTAACGGATGCCTATCACTCAATGGTCAAGACCCCGTGTATTTTAGAATCGGGCTTGGCGTCAGACAGGTTGACTGAGGCTAGCGAAACATTTCGTATCTTACAAGGCTATGAAATATGGCAGACCCACGGAGAATGGATCACGCAACAAGCACCTAGTTTCGCACCTGACATTCAACAACGCTTCACATGGTGTGCAACGATTGATACGCAACAGCGTCAGCAAGCACTTAAAAAGCAAGCCAAGTTTGTTTCGCACATTAATCATCTATTTACTCAATGTGATGTGATATTTTTACCCACAACACCCGGCCCAGCTCCGTTTATTGATACGCCGAGTGACGCACTAGCAACCTATCGGAATACTCTGATGAAGCTCACCTGCATTGCAGGCTTATGTGGCTTACCTCAATTACATGTTCCGTTACCTATTAACCCCCATGCGCCTATGGGATTTTCATTAATTGGCCAAAAAAATCATGACAAACAATTGATTGAAATCGCTCGCATGTTATTAGAGACATAA